A DNA window from Pleuronectes platessa chromosome 19, fPlePla1.1, whole genome shotgun sequence contains the following coding sequences:
- the LOC128425325 gene encoding dentin sialophosphoprotein, whose protein sequence is MKLLTSALLLIVLTTSSARPIHSDADISDSDLKQGWLFGNHRRFWRSSESSAQDSNDSTDSSDSSDSSDSSDSSDSSDSSESSESSEEVLVTDPTSPPMTSTAAMTTMTKGEELPTKPGMITTDDPTATEGSTDTTPGSPSTDVTHCFTEEILTFAPITDNRGDN, encoded by the exons atgaaGCTTCTGACATccgccctcctcctcatcgttCTTACAACCAGCTCAGCTAGGCCG ATCCACTCTGACGCCGACATCTCCGACAGTGACCTGAAGCAGGGATGGCTGTTCGGGAACCACCGGAGATTCTGGCGCTCGTCTGAATCTTCTGCCCAAGATTCCAATGATTCCACTGACTCCTCCGATTCCTCTGATTCCTCCGattcctctgattcctctgattcctctgatTCCTCGGAGTCAAGCGAGTCTTCAGAGGAAGTTCTTGTCACAGATCCGACCAGCCCACCTATGACGAGTACTGCTGCAATGACCACCATGACGAAAGGAGAAGAGCTCCCCACCAAACCAGGCATGATCACCACGGATGACCCGACTGCGACGGAAGGCTCGACCGACACCACGCCTGGTTCCCCGTCCACCGATGTGACGCATTGTTTTACAGAAGAGATTCTAACATTCGCTCCCATCACCGACAACAGAGGAGACAACTAA
- the spp1 gene encoding osteopontin: MKVAVVFILLFATVLCRPARKVSLNSSESSEEVLRREAARKQAALVPQTRAAPVQAAPSASDESAESSEQAAVAPVVEDQSVSPDPTPTSDTTDSQDSEDDDDDDDDETDETEEEEDESSDSSESGESSSPAPATVSPTVFTEEPMIETTEDPILPTIVIDQETARGDSLGKYPNEYKSIIYVEDKSYNKLPSPYKSWEYVSTGKKAAYDITDGNDVEKSMPVYKALQVHTDILEEDTSTPEMESQGLDVTQDQEITPRQASIPAEEGDESTSDATTNESSSATQEEEDESTSASSASAESQDEESSEEATATPGAADSDSDESTENDSDEEEGAIPDATTDVPMVITAK, encoded by the exons ATGAAAGTTGCcgttgttttcattctgctcTTCGCCACAGTTCTCTGTCGGCCG GCGAGGAAAGTTTCTCTCAACAGTTCAGAGAGCTCTGAAGAGGTGTTGAGACGAGAAGCTGCCAGGAAGCAGGCGGCTTTGGTTCCCCAGACCCGTGCAGCACCGGTTCAG GCAGCTCCCTCCGCCTCAGACGAGAGCGCAGAGAGTTCAGAGCAG GCAGCAGTGGCTCCAGTAGTGGAGGACCAATCCGTCAGCCCTGACCCGACCCCGACCTCAGACACGACCGACAGCCAGGacagtgaggatgatgatgatgatgatgatgatgaaacagAT gaaactgaggaagaggaggatgaatccAGCGACAGCTCGGAGTCTGGCGAGTCCTCCAGCCCGGCTCCGGCCACCGTCAGCCCCACGGTCTTCACAGAGGAGCCCATGATTGAAACCACCGAGGATCCCATCCTGCCGACTATCGTCATCGACCAGGAAACAGCCCGCGGCGACAGCTTGGGAAAATACCCCAACGAATACAAGTCCATCATCTACGTGGAGGACAAATCCTACAACAAGCTGCCCTCTCCCTACAAGTCCTGGGAGTACGTCAGCACAGGGAAGAAAGCGGCCTATGACATTACCGACGGCAATGATGTGGAGAAGTCGATGCCAGTGTATAAG GCTCTTCAGGTCCACACTGACATCCTGGAGGAGGACACCAGCACCCCTGAGATGGAGAGCCAGGGCCTGGACGTCACTCAGGACCAGGAAATCACCCCCCGCCAGGCCTCCATTCCAGCAGAGGAAGGGGACGAGAGCACCAGCGATGCCACAACCAACGAAAGCTCCAGCGcgacacaggaagaggaagacgagagcACCAGTGCCTCGAGCGCCAGCGCCGAGTCCCAGGACGAGGAGAGCAGCGAGGAGGCCACGGCCACGCCCGGCGCCGCTGACAGCGACTCGGACGAGAGCACGGAGAACGATtcggatgaggaggagggggccaTACCTGACGCTACCACCGACGTGCCAATGGTCATCACGGCCAAATAA
- the parm1 gene encoding uncharacterized protein parm1 produces MRVRLLPLITCLLLTWSHSNMATSTSSTAADSSSPTPTSTSNYTTSILSITSDISPSTTASTLARPIINTTAGTLASTTTTTTASILPNTIISTAAGTLASTTTTTTASILPSTIISTTAGTLASTTTSTTASILASTIISTAAGTLASTTTTTTASILPSTIINTTAGTLPSTTTSTTDSTSSSDSTSNSPTDITTVSPNDSTTTTTLPSTTNITTDTTTTNSPIDTTTTTLPSTTNSTSNSPTDITTVSSNDSTTTITLPSTTTITLPSTTNSPTDTTTASTLPSTTFGTTVTTSTTSTTQTSTLDQDGHKSEALSSGSIAAIVFLFLIIVLVVLGGLYYYRIQRASYGRLQDREYSNLVNFPNPMYDP; encoded by the exons ATGAGGGTCCGCCTGCTCCCTCTGATAACAT GTCTACTGTTGACATGGAGCCATTCAAACATGGCAACAAGCACttcatccacagcagcagactcCTCCTCACCTACACCAACCTCTACAAGCAACTACACCACTTCCATCCTCTCCATCACCAGTGATATCTCTCCTAGCACCACCGCCAGTACCTTAGCAAGACCCATCATCAACACCACTGCAGGAACCTTAGCAagcaccaccacaaccaccaccgcCAGTATCTTACCAAACACCATCATCAGCACCGCCGCAGGAACCTTAGCAagcaccaccacaaccaccaccgcCAGTATCTTACCAAGCACCATCATCAGCACCACCGCAGGAACCTTAGCAAGCACCACCACAAGCACCACCGCCAGTATCTTAGCAAGCACCATCATCAGCACCGCTGCAGGAACCTTAGCAagcaccaccacaaccaccaccgcCAGTATCTTACCAAGCACCATCATCAACACCACCGCAGGAACCTTACCAAGCACCACCACAAGCACCACcgacagcaccagcagcagcgacAGCACCTCCAACAGCCCCACCGACATCACCACCGTCAGCCCCAACgacagcaccaccaccaccaccttacCAAGCACCACCAACATCACCAccgacaccaccaccaccaacagcCCCAtcgacaccaccaccaccaccttacCAAGCACCACCAACAGCACCTCCAACAGCCCCACCGACATCACCACCGTCAGCTCCAACGacagcaccaccaccatcaccttACCaagcaccaccaccatcaccttACCAAGCACCACCAACAGCCCCACCGACACCACCACCGCCAGTACCTTACCAAGCACCACCTTCGGCACCACCGTCACTACCAGCACCACAAGTACAACCCAAACCTCGACACTGGAtcaggacggacacaagtccGAAGCGCTGAGCTCAG GAAGCATTGCAGCTATTGTCTTCCTGTTCCTTATTATCGTCCTCGTAGTGCTGGGCGGACTGTACTACTACAGGATCCA ACGAGCATCCTATGGTCGTCTACAGGACAGAGAATACAGCAATTTGGTAAACTTCCCCAACCCTATGTATGACCCCTGA